The genomic region GCTCGACAGTGTAAAGTGCACACTGCCATCCGGCTGCCGCACGCCCTGCCTTGAAAGCTCTTCGGCCCGAGCAAGACGTGTCAGCTCACGGGACGTTCCCGCCACCTGCTCGCCAGCAACATTTCCGCCACAGCACGTCATTTCACATCAGGCACCACAAAACGAATGGCATGTTCCCAGGTCTTTTCCGGCGTATCCGCCGTCTTCAACTCGGCGCGCCAGATACCGCTGGAAAGCTGCGTTTCAGCCCTGTAGATGCCGCCGCCAGACGGAACGAATACCACCGCGCGATCCTCTGATTCGAAAGCCGGGCGCCCAACCCGGGCTTCCAGCACATTCAGCACCACCGGCTTGCCGTCGGCATCTTCAAGCTGCACCGCCAGAACACCTTCCTGATATTCAATGCCCGCTTTCCAGCCCAGGGCGATCTGGCGTCTGCGTTCGGCTTGTTTGTCGTTGAACTTCTGGCTCGCCACATAGGAATTCTTGACCACAAGTCCGGTCCAGCTCGAATTCGCATACCAGGCCAGCGTCAGGTTGACCGATACGATCACACCGAAAAATGCCACCATGATGGCCAGCATGTGCCAACCGGTGAACTTCTCCATACGCAAAAATTCAGACATTTTCATATTCACCTTATACCACTATTTGGTCGGCGCTTCGAACACAGCATCATAGGCATCTCGCTCGAAAGACTGCTTGTCCTCTGCAATGAACTGGAAGCTGCGCTTTCCTGGGCTGACGCGGTCCCTGGGAACGGAAACGAACACCCGCAGCGACCTCAGCTTGTCCGGCTCAACCGGAATGGCAAAGCTCACCCCGTCGGGCTGGTCGATTTCGTTGATGCTCATCGTCGCGCCCGGCAATCCATCAAGGCTGAGAAAGATCGTACGCGGCTCGGGGATCATGTTCAGCAACTTGACGGTATAACCGTTGCGGATCGAGCCGTCGGAAAGCTGCACAAAGACTGGGTTGCGATCGTGCTGAACGTTGACTTCCAGCCGGTCGCGCGCCGTCAGCGCAATCAGGATACCAAGGCCGATCAGCCCCCAGACCAGAAAATAGACCATCGTGCGCAACCGGAAGAAGATACGCCAGTCGAAATGCATGACCGCATCGACAAACTTGTTGTCCCTGCGCACCCTCTCGGGGTGAATTTCACCATCCACGCCACGCGCAATCGCCATGTTGTGGTTGTACTCGCGCAACGTAGCGTAGGAGATCAGATCCCTGGGCCTGCCGATCTTGTCCATGATGTCGTTGCAGGCATCGATGCACAGGGCACAGGTGATACATTCCAGTTGCTGCCCGTCCCGGATGTCGATCCCCGTCGGGCACACCGCGACACAGGCATTGCAGTCAATGCAATCACCCGCCGCATCACCGGCAGCAGCGGCCTTCTTCAGGCCTTTTGTCCGCGGTTCACCGCGCCAGTCATTATAGGTGACAACCAGCGAATCCTCATCCAGCATGGCCGCCTGAATGCGCGGCCAGGGACACATGTATATGCACACCTGTTCGCGCATGATGCCGCCGAACAGGTAGGTGGTCGCGGTCAGCACGCCGACTGTACCGTAGGCCACAAACGGCGCCTTGAAGGTCAGGAAGTCCTTCAGCAGGGTCGGTGCATCGGCAAAATAGAAAATCCATGCCCCGCCGGTCAGTACGGCAATGACAATCCAGGTCGCGTGTTTGAAAACCCGCTTGCGGATCTTTTCAAATGTCCATGGCGCCTTGTCGAGGCGGATGCGGGCATTGCGATCGCCTTCAAAAAAGCGCTCGACGACCAAAAACAGGTCAGTCCACACCGTCTGGGGACAGGTGTAACCGCACCAGGCCCGCCCGGCTACCGAAGTAACCAGAAACAGGCCGATGCCGGCCATAACCAGCAGACCGGCAATGAAGATGAATTCCTGCGGCCAGATTTCGATAAAGAAGAAATAGAACCGGCGGCTGGGAAAATCGATCAGAACCGCTTGATCCGGCGCAAACTCGCCCCGGTCCCAGCGTAGCCACGGCGTGATGTAGTAGATGCCGAGCGTAATGGCCATAATGATCCATTTGAGCCGGCGAAACGTCCCCTGGACCCGCTTGGGGTGCACTTTCTCGCGAGCAGCATAAAGCGGCTGGGCCTTTTGTTTTGCCCCCGCATTTACTGCCTTGACATCATGCGGTTCGATATCAGGCTGCTTAAGCAATGTGGTACTCATTTCGGCCCTGCCGCTGTTTTGATAAATGCCGGGATCAAACCCCAGCCTGTGTATCCCTGGGAGCGTCCTGGCGACCTTGATCCAAGTCAACCAAAAAAAAGGCCGGGAATACCCGGCCTTTTGTCACTGCGTCGTTTTGTGGCGCTTACTCGCCGCCGCCCAGTGAGTGGATATAGACGGCAAGCTGTTTGACCGTCGCTTCGCCAAGCCGTTCACCCCAGGCCGGCATGACACCGTGTTTGGGCTTGTTGAGTTGGGCAACGATATCGCTGTGCTCACCGCCATAGAGCCAAATCGCATCAGCAAGCCGGGGGCCGCCCAATTCACGCAGGCCTTCGCCATTGTCGCCGTGGCAGGCAGCGCAATTGTCTTCAAACACAACCTGCCCGCGGTCTGCGCCAGCCGCATCGAACTCCTGACCGGAAATCTTGCGGACATACCATGCAACGTCGCTGATTTCCTCCTTGCTCAGGATTTCAACGGCGCCATAGGCCGGCATCTCGGAGACGCGCGTGTCATCATCACCCGCATGACGGATGCCGTGAGCGATGGTGGTGTAGATGTCTTCAACCGTACCACCCCAGATCCAGTCATCGTCATTGAGGTTGGGGTACCCTGGAGAACCGGTTGCACCCGAACCGTGACACTGCACGCAGTTCACCTTGTAGGCGGCGCTTCCGCCGGCAATGGCAAACTGGGTCAGTTCAGCGTCTGACTGAATCTCCGAAACCTCAATGGTAGCCAGCTTGTCGAGAAACACCGCCTGGGCTTCCTTCGCCGCATCGATATCCTGCTGGAGCGTTGCCCTGCTCGACCAGCCAAGCAACCCTCCAGTGGAGGAACTGATCAAGGGCCATGCAGGATAGAACACGGTATAGGCCAGTGCCCATACGATGGTGGCATAGAAGGTCCAAAGCCACCACCGCGGCATCGGGTTGTCCAGTTCCTTGATGCCATCCCAGCTGTGGCCAGTGGTCTCGACACCGGAAACCTCGTCGATTTCACGACCGGTTTTTTTGTCATCGGCCATCATTCATTCTCCTTGAACGGAATGTTTGCGGCATCTTCGCTCATTTTCTTCGAGCCGGGCCGGAACGCCCAGACCACGACCCCGACAAAAATGAGGAACATATAGAGCAGCCCCCAACTGTCGGCGAAGGTACGCATTGATTGATAGTCAAAGTCCATTGCACTTCCCCTATCTCGGTGAGCCGTCAGGCTGATAGGTTGAGAGGTCGACCAGCGTGCCAAGCATCTGCAGATAGGCAACCAGTGCATCCATCTCGGTCAGCCGTGAAGGATCGCCGTCGAAATCACCGAGAAGCGCCTTGGGATAACGTGCCTCAACACCCGACCAGTCCGCATCCGGATCGGCCTGGGCTGCCAGGTCATCAGCCGCGCTTTCCACCATCTCGTCGCTGTACGGCACACCGACCCGCCGGTTGGCGATCATGTGGGCAGAAACATCGCCCAAATCGAGATCGGTATCAGCCAGGAACGAGTAGGAAGGCATTACCGATTCCGGCACAACGGCGCGCGGCTCGATCAGGTGCTCGACATGCCATTCGTTGGAATAGCGTCCGCCCACCCTGGCAAGATCCGGCCCCGTTCGCTTCGATCCCCATTGGAACGGGTGATCGTACATGGATTCGGCGGCCAGGCTGTAGTGCCCGTACCGTTCCACCTCATCGCGGAACGGGCGGATCATCTGCGAATGGCAGACATAGCAGCCCTCGCGGACATAAATGTTCCGCCCGGCAAGCTCCAGCGGCGAGTAGGGCCGCATGCCTTCGACTTCCTCGATGGTGTTTTCGAGATAGAAGAGAGGTGCTATTTCCACGATACCGCCCACCGTAACGACCGCAAAGGACGCCACCAGCAGAAGGCTCGCATTGGTTTCAAGTGTTCTGTGTTTGTCGAGAATACCCATTGCACCCACTCCTATTCGGCCGGTTGAACCGCGGGGGCTTCAGCGCCCATGGGCACTTCTTCCCGCAGATCGCCGCGGATGGTTTTGTACAGGTTATAGGCCATGACCAGCGATCCCAGCAGGAACAGCAGTCCACCGGTCATACGCAGTACGTAATAGGGGAACATGGCCGCGATCGATTCTGCGAAGGAATACACCAGATAGCCCTGGTCGTCGTATTCGCGCCACATCAGACCCTGCTGGATACCGGCGACCCACATGGTGGCCGCGTAGACCACGATGCCGAGGGTTGCCAGCCAGAAGTGCCAGTTGACCAGCCGCAGGCTGTAAAGGCGCTGACGGTTCCACAATTTCGGCACCAGGAAATACAGGGCACCGAAAGTGATCATGCCATTCCAGCCGAGAGCACCGGAATGGACGTGACCGATGGTCCAGTCAGTGTAGTGCGACAGGGAGTTGACTGCCTTGATCGACATCATCGGCCCTTCGAAGGTGGACATGCCGTAGAACGCGATGGCGATCACCATCATGCGCAAAACCGGATCGGTTCTTAGCTTGTCCCAGGCGCCCGAAAGCGTCATCAGACCGTTGATCATGCCGCCCCAGGAGGGCATCCACAGCATCACCGAGAACACCATGCCCAGCGTCTGAGCCCAGTCAGGCAGCGCGGTATAGTGCAAGTGGTGAGGTCCGGCCCAGATGTAAAGGAAGATCAGGCCCCAGAAGTGAACGATTGACAGCCGGTAGGAATAAACCGGGCGCTCGGCCTGCTTGGGCACAAAATAATACATCATCCCGAGGAAGCCTGCCGTCAGGAAGAACCCGACCGCATTATGGCCGTACCACCACTGGGTCAGCGCATCCTGCACACCGGCAAACGCCGAGTAGCTCTTGACCCCGAGGAACGATACCGGAATGGCCATGTTGTTGACCACATGCAGCATCGCAATGGTGACGATGAAGGACAGGAAGAACCAGTTCGCGACATAGATGTGAGATTCACGGCGTTTGACGATGGTTCCAAGGAAGACCACAAGATAGGCAACCCAGACAACTGTCAGCCAAAGGTCGACATACCACTCGGGCTCCGCATATTCACGCGATTGCGTAATGCCCAGCAGGTAGCCGGTCGCTGCCATCACAATGAAAAGCTGATAGCCCCAGAAAACGAACCACGCCAGATCGCCGCCGAACAGGCGCGCACGGGATGTGCGCTGCACAACATAAAACGACGTTGCGATCAGCGCATTGCCGCCAAAGGCGAAAATCACCGCTGACGTGTGCAGCGGCCTTGTGCGGCCGAAGTTCAGCCAGGGTTCAATGTTGAGATCGGGAAACGCAAGCTGGGCAGCCACGATGACGCCAACGAGAAATCCGACAACGCCCCAGAACGCGGTCGCTATGGCTCCGTAACGGATAACACCGTCAAGGTAGCCGCTCGTATCTTCGGCCACGTCGGCACCGGCACCGGCAAACTGAACGCGGCGGAACAGCAGGAGTGAGCCAATAAGCAGCACGGCGGACACAATGCCGATGTGCTGCTGGAACAGGCTGTCCTGAGAAAAGGCTGCGGCCAGGAAAGCAGCGAAAGCTGCAAACAGAACCACAACCGCTTCAAGAAGGTATTTCATTTGTCCAAGCCCTTCTTACGGTCAAACAAGAATGCATGAGCACACGTTAGATCATGCCCTCATAAACAGGGTAGAGACGGCACACAACGCTGCTACAGGAAAAATTGGCACAACCCGCTGCAATCGGCCGCACCATTCCCCGCAGCCGGGTGCAATGCGCGCCCTGTGGGCTTTTCCGTGCGAACTTTTGCGGCTTCAACGCCATCTGCATCCCTGCTTGTGAGAACGTGAACTGGTCCCAGTACCCCGCTCCTTAATTGCCGCAGTCGCACGCAAACGCTTTGATCTGGATCAATGCTGGTGGACTGCGGACAGCTACAAAAGTCTTATTTCAACTGGCGGAGTTGCGAATGGAGCCGGGAGCAAAGCCTGTTTCTCTTGTTACGCCGAACGGGGAACCTCCGCTTCTTGTTGAACTGCGGGAGCATCTTCGCGCCTGTCTTGAGCTGTGCGACACGCTGGAGCAAATCGCCGACCAGCTTCCCGAAAACATCGAATGCAGCAAATGCGTCGAGGTTGCCGGCTCGATTTATCCGACCGTCAAACAGTCACACGAGTTTGAAGAGAAGTCGTTGTTCCCGTTGCTGACCGACAATTGCGAATCCGACGAAGAAACGAAGATCACCATACAGCGGCTGCATGCCGAGCATTGGGAAGATGAGAGTTTCGCATTTGAAGTCCAGGATGCACTGATGGAATTTGCAAGCAATCCCAAGCAGTCAAATGTCGAGGCCCTGGCCTACATGCTGCGGGGATTCTTTGAAGGCGTTCGGCGCCATGTTGCATTTGAGTGGGAGCATGTGGTTCCGGCCGTTCGAAGGAACCTGACCGGCGGGGCCGCAGCAAATGCCTGATGCGGCACAGATCCTCCAGAAATATGCAAAACCCGTTCCGCGCTACACGTCCTATCCGACGGCACCGCATTTCAATCCGGGTATCGGCGGGGCGATTCTGCCGGAAATGATTTCGGCCGCCACCGGTGGTGAGCGCATCTCCGCCTACATGCATATCCCTTTCTGCGATCGGCTGTGCTGGTTCTGCGCCTGCCATACCAAGCAAACCCAACGCTATGACCCGGTGCAGGCCTATGTGGGAAGCCTTGCAAACGAGATGGAACTCTACCGGCAGCAGTTTTCCCGCAAGCCGGTTTTGGCACATCTGCATCTGGGCGGTGGCTCGCCCAGCCTGCTGAAGCACGAGGATTTCAACCGGATTGCCAGTGCCCTGGAAAAGACCTTCGTCATTGATGGGCAAACCGAGATCAGCATGGAGATCGACCCCAACGACCATGGCGAAGACCTGTTGTCCGGCATGAAACGCCTGGGGGTTACACGGGTGTCGATTGGCGTTCAGGACTTCGA from Salaquimonas pukyongi harbors:
- a CDS encoding hemerythrin domain-containing protein, encoding MIWINAGGLRTATKVLFQLAELRMEPGAKPVSLVTPNGEPPLLVELREHLRACLELCDTLEQIADQLPENIECSKCVEVAGSIYPTVKQSHEFEEKSLFPLLTDNCESDEETKITIQRLHAEHWEDESFAFEVQDALMEFASNPKQSNVEALAYMLRGFFEGVRRHVAFEWEHVVPAVRRNLTGGAAANA
- the ccoN gene encoding cytochrome-c oxidase, cbb3-type subunit I, yielding MKYLLEAVVVLFAAFAAFLAAAFSQDSLFQQHIGIVSAVLLIGSLLLFRRVQFAGAGADVAEDTSGYLDGVIRYGAIATAFWGVVGFLVGVIVAAQLAFPDLNIEPWLNFGRTRPLHTSAVIFAFGGNALIATSFYVVQRTSRARLFGGDLAWFVFWGYQLFIVMAATGYLLGITQSREYAEPEWYVDLWLTVVWVAYLVVFLGTIVKRRESHIYVANWFFLSFIVTIAMLHVVNNMAIPVSFLGVKSYSAFAGVQDALTQWWYGHNAVGFFLTAGFLGMMYYFVPKQAERPVYSYRLSIVHFWGLIFLYIWAGPHHLHYTALPDWAQTLGMVFSVMLWMPSWGGMINGLMTLSGAWDKLRTDPVLRMMVIAIAFYGMSTFEGPMMSIKAVNSLSHYTDWTIGHVHSGALGWNGMITFGALYFLVPKLWNRQRLYSLRLVNWHFWLATLGIVVYAATMWVAGIQQGLMWREYDDQGYLVYSFAESIAAMFPYYVLRMTGGLLFLLGSLVMAYNLYKTIRGDLREEVPMGAEAPAVQPAE
- a CDS encoding FixH family protein — translated: MSEFLRMEKFTGWHMLAIMVAFFGVIVSVNLTLAWYANSSWTGLVVKNSYVASQKFNDKQAERRRQIALGWKAGIEYQEGVLAVQLEDADGKPVVLNVLEARVGRPAFESEDRAVVFVPSGGGIYRAETQLSSGIWRAELKTADTPEKTWEHAIRFVVPDVK
- a CDS encoding cbb3-type cytochrome c oxidase subunit 3 → MDFDYQSMRTFADSWGLLYMFLIFVGVVVWAFRPGSKKMSEDAANIPFKENE
- the ccoO gene encoding cytochrome-c oxidase, cbb3-type subunit II, with the protein product MGILDKHRTLETNASLLLVASFAVVTVGGIVEIAPLFYLENTIEEVEGMRPYSPLELAGRNIYVREGCYVCHSQMIRPFRDEVERYGHYSLAAESMYDHPFQWGSKRTGPDLARVGGRYSNEWHVEHLIEPRAVVPESVMPSYSFLADTDLDLGDVSAHMIANRRVGVPYSDEMVESAADDLAAQADPDADWSGVEARYPKALLGDFDGDPSRLTEMDALVAYLQMLGTLVDLSTYQPDGSPR
- the ccoG gene encoding cytochrome c oxidase accessory protein CcoG; the encoded protein is MSTTLLKQPDIEPHDVKAVNAGAKQKAQPLYAAREKVHPKRVQGTFRRLKWIIMAITLGIYYITPWLRWDRGEFAPDQAVLIDFPSRRFYFFFIEIWPQEFIFIAGLLVMAGIGLFLVTSVAGRAWCGYTCPQTVWTDLFLVVERFFEGDRNARIRLDKAPWTFEKIRKRVFKHATWIVIAVLTGGAWIFYFADAPTLLKDFLTFKAPFVAYGTVGVLTATTYLFGGIMREQVCIYMCPWPRIQAAMLDEDSLVVTYNDWRGEPRTKGLKKAAAAGDAAGDCIDCNACVAVCPTGIDIRDGQQLECITCALCIDACNDIMDKIGRPRDLISYATLREYNHNMAIARGVDGEIHPERVRRDNKFVDAVMHFDWRIFFRLRTMVYFLVWGLIGLGILIALTARDRLEVNVQHDRNPVFVQLSDGSIRNGYTVKLLNMIPEPRTIFLSLDGLPGATMSINEIDQPDGVSFAIPVEPDKLRSLRVFVSVPRDRVSPGKRSFQFIAEDKQSFERDAYDAVFEAPTK
- the ccoP gene encoding cytochrome-c oxidase, cbb3-type subunit III, which produces MADDKKTGREIDEVSGVETTGHSWDGIKELDNPMPRWWLWTFYATIVWALAYTVFYPAWPLISSSTGGLLGWSSRATLQQDIDAAKEAQAVFLDKLATIEVSEIQSDAELTQFAIAGGSAAYKVNCVQCHGSGATGSPGYPNLNDDDWIWGGTVEDIYTTIAHGIRHAGDDDTRVSEMPAYGAVEILSKEEISDVAWYVRKISGQEFDAAGADRGQVVFEDNCAACHGDNGEGLRELGGPRLADAIWLYGGEHSDIVAQLNKPKHGVMPAWGERLGEATVKQLAVYIHSLGGGE